From the genome of Papaver somniferum cultivar HN1 unplaced genomic scaffold, ASM357369v1 unplaced-scaffold_21, whole genome shotgun sequence:
CAGTACTCCCAAAAGAATACTGAACATATCATCTTCCAAAGGTTCTTCTGCATATGGCATAGGTACTTGGGGCATTGCTACCTCCTCAAATCTCTCATTGACAATATCAAAACAGACTAGGAGCTTTTTGCAGCCGTCACGCGCAAGCCAATAAAGAGCTCCATTAAAGAGTGTACCATAATATTTACTGTCATAAAGATAGTAAGGTATGCTCTAAATTCTTTTCCATGAATTTGAGCTTAATGTATAGACATCAACTTCGGAACACTTTGAAACCCTGCTGATCACAACCCTCACCAATTTGTAATCATCAGTCTTGTAATCATAATCAAATCCATGACCACATATGTATTTGTTGTTTACTTTCCGTGGCATGGGTATGTTCTTGTATATTTCGGTTGACGGATTCTAAATATAAAATTCTTTACCCCCAGTACTTGTAAAAAGACTTATCCAGACCAGGTCATTGCATATGGAAAAAATTCAACATAACGATTTTGAAACATGGAAGGGTAGTTCATGTGATTAATAAATTCAAACTTCGTAATTGTTGACTGTGTTGATAATGGAATAAAGACAATACCGACTTATAATCTACCGTAAAAATTTTGTGGAAAAAAGTGTCACAAAACATAATTCTTGTCTTAATGATACAAGCTCATAATGCATAGAGTGAAAACTAGGGGTATCAATCAAGGTACAGAAAGACTTACTGACGCACCTGAATCGCAAAAGAGATGTCGCTGGTAGCCTTAAGACGATCTCTTGGAGAACATCTTCCGGGAGATAACTTGACATTGTTAAAATTGTCGCTCTTTCTTCTTCTAACTTTCCTGTATTGGTGAGtggaggtggaggaggaggatggtgttATCAAGAAGAAGAGAATAGTAGTGTTTTCAAGAAAACCCTAACGATCGAGAAAAAGTTAAATAAGAGCGTGTTATGAACTTATAGATTAATCATCCTAGTTGATAATAGCAAAAGCTAGACACGATACGAACCGCTTTACAACTAACTTTTTGTTTGCATCCACCCATAACCAAAACCTCGATCACTAAGCTAGTTAAGAAGACGCTTGTTGAAAAGTTTAGTCGTACACAATTCTCTGGAAAAAATCTACACGGCAAGGGTAGGAAGTTGCCTActaatgtagttttgaaagtgataagtagaagttcgttcaactcggacttgtgtagactcgattctagacttaaatattaaccctaataaatatatacaaaacgatgatatcaatatcggagaaactgggacttaggattccaccaaacctcatatcatgtggttcaacaatcaattcttagaaaattatagctctagtttattgactctaattctttgccaagatagattttaaaaagattaactgtaaatcactagcatgatgcatcaaaagcacttagaccatgcatacatcatcatacgacttcacaactaattaagaaaaatcataaaacgattaaattaatgcaaaaagtcataaaaagaattaaacataattaccacacgcatgaaatatgacTTTCTCcgccatcccagtgttggggtttagctcctcatatcaaaaacaggttcaaaataataaatcacggctcaaaaggtggttttattgaagagaatatataaaacaacagatctccaacggtgtatagatgttacagaagtcaccgttacagtgggtgttgcaatactgaagatatacgttactaatcaactgttacaggatcagaaatttaagaccctagaatacgactgtcctgcacagcttaatgttcttcagctgttgaacaacgacactgttctgcgactgtttctcgtgcgtcaatgttcttcgtgttcttcctcttcagcagcagcaacaacagaaacagagtttgataaaactctgatttcttcttctctggctcttctCAGGTCCCTAAACTCTCGAcacttctatatgacccaaacaatctatttatatcaaaaataccgattaaatctctcccaaatattccaaaatctctttccttcccttcacggcaaagttgtggcaatttcttgttttagaatttctacgcgtttctgaactttcctttttattctaaactcttccttagatcgatacaaatctttgggaaggtttgcagcactttaatctctctaaaattccctagaataggtcacacacgtgactttccatattttctttgtGATAAAAATTTGTCGATTGATCCCAGTccaatcgatttcaacacccatatcagattcccagacccataaggagtctatcctatgaaaatcagaggtttaatcgatctcaaactcctccaaatcaagaaccctaaatctgccagactgcacctactttcccgccattttgagtttcaaatgtagaagatggtcgccccctatccagagtaggtgtgcgattagcagctgcctggaaatgggatgccccttagtaattaggttaccccttatccaaagtgagggtccgaatagcaaatgtcctcccaacgcaaaaaacacttttcgagccgatttcaccgcaaaatcttatttttccaaaaacacctacaaagacataaaaagccaaaataaatacaaaatcgagcactaacaatatatacaattgagattatatcagacacaaaaatgtgtctatcacctaccCTAGGCTGCCCGATTCCTCCACATTGTTACATATTTCAAGCCCAAATGAACAACAAAATATGTTTTTCCCCTAAAACCCTGAAGGCAAATGAAATACTTGTAGACTTTGAGTGCTTAATCATTTGGAGAATGAAGTGTCTAAATCCTTTTTGTTGCTGGTGATCGGTCGTTGTTCTCataaataagtcttcattattGATACATCGTAACAATTTCAATTTAGTTAGTGGTattgaaatttatttatttttgtttttttgaatctttGGAATTGCATTGATGTTATCTCAAGTTTAACCAGGGGCGGAACTACCTTGTGACAAGGGCTAGCTTAAACCATCCCCAAGAGAAAAAGCCATTTTTTTCCATAGCTTCTTTTGAGTTAGGCCACGCTTAAATCAGTCCTAAGAATAGGCTCAAGCCCACCCTATAGGCAATGTCTAGCTCCGCCAGCGAGTTTATCATTGTGTTTAGGTGTTCTGGAATACTTGGATTTCTTTGGGTTTAGCTTGATGAATGTGTTGGTGAATTTTGGTCAAGGCAATAAGACTGATTAGGGTCGTGTTTGGAAGAACAAAAAAATTGCCCCCTCTTTTAAAATCCTGACTCCCCGTTGGATCGAGATAGCAACAAGAGAATACAGTCACACCATCGTGGGCAATATAATCCTACATCGACAAGAAAGAAGATTAATAATGCATGCGTAGATCATCGTATCCTTAATTTTGGAGCTTCAATGACGAGTGCGTTCAGTGTACGTGCCCAGTTGGAATGGAAGCTTATATATGCATCCAATTTTGGTGCTATCGACCTTAGAATAAACTAGTACTAGCCACGTCTATAAAGAATAATTAAAAGTCGTCGTGGCATATTTAGCATGTTACGAcatcaaaatatcaaaattcgTTGGTTTCTAATAAACATTATAAATACGATATTATTGTGATTGCCAATAAGATATTTAggctcaaaaaaagtctacacaaacAAATCAATCCTCCTCCGTCTGAACACAAAAACCTCACACCATTCATGGTGGGAATTCTCAAGAAATTCTCAAGCTGTGAAGTCAGTAGTAGTAATCGTACAAGTAGTAATAGTGTTAAGTTCGCTTGTAGCTATGGAGGAAAGATTCTCCCTCGTTATCCGGATGGGGAACTTCGTTATAGTGGTGGAGAAACTCGTCTTCTATCTCTCGACCGTTATAGTAGTTTAACGGAAATAGAAATGCTTTGATTTTTAACGGACTACTTGATTTCTTCTCTGCTAAATCGTTATAGTAGTTTGTCTGGGGTCTCTTACTTTCTGTACCAGTCGAGATTGAGAACTTTGTATCTTCTGTTAAGAATTATGGAGAAACTCAGAATCCAAAAACCACTTCTAGTCTTCTGATATACACTTGTTTTGGTCAAGTCCTAGGAGTCTTTCTGACTAGACTCGGATTGAAAAAATAATACACTCTCTGAACTGAACCACAAAATGTATTTCTCAACCAATCCAAAGGAAAAATTAGTCTCCTGATAGAAGTTGGCTGTCAAATTTTAGTTACTCACCTTCTGTTGTGAATGTCCCCCACATTTTGTTCTCCGAGTGCTTTCAATGAAACAAAGCTGTTTCTGTGTGGTATTGGTACTGCCCACACATCTTGCGTTTTTCATAATATTCCCAAATCTTATTTGAAATCTTTGATTTCAGCATCTTTCCTTTTTCATAAGATGCCCAAATCTCATCTGAAATTTGTGATTTGCGTTATATCTCTCGTCTTCGTTATCCGGATGCCATGAAGACCTTATTAATATCATGGAGGAATATGATTTAGCAGAGAAGAAATCAAGTAGTCCGTTAAAAATCAAAGCATTTCTATTTCCGTTAAAATCAATTAGAAAGATCATTTCTCCACCAGTTTCAGTTTCTTCTGTAGCTGCTGGGAAATACTCACCgccatcatcaacaacatcatctccAGTTAGCAATCAATCTGTTGTCAAGTCTCATTATCAGCatctgttggaatattttcaacgccgctaaccaaagggggtcctgggggcatcgccccccaggctgtggtcgacctgttcgaaaattttgaactgaaggttttatttggccgataaaagcctgttcgaaaatttcgaatccaaaagacaccattgatgtctgttgatgaaggaacctgacgtttcgtgaatagaaacctgttggcgaataaaaaaaaaaacctattcccaacaggtgcaaaaccctttataaatagcttctcccagtttcgtttaacatataagaaaaatcaatctgttttctctatttcaaaaagcatcatcagaaatcagaaatctctttgtgtgttcttgattgaatcaaggggtacaaaccttgaattcagttttcgttgcagggctttcattgtatcctgaaggcaatatttcgcatacctgttgtaatcgccaattgttattgggagggtaaaaatatttgtctaaaagaaatttatacaagccttgaaagttttggagtgtaACAATTTCTTCTCtatgtcattcatcctttgtgaaacccaattttttccaacaaatCATCTTGAAACAACCTACACGTACAATCTGGGATAGCAAACAAGAGAATACAGTCACACCAGCATGGAGCAATAATATAATCCTACACTGACAAGAAAGAGGATGAATGGATCATATCCTTAATTTCGGAGCTTCAATGACGAGTGCATTCCGCGTAGGTACCCAGTTGGATGGAAGTTTATATATACATCCAATTTTGGTGCTATCGACATTAGAATAAAACCAGTAGTACGTAGCCACGTCTACAAAGAATAATTGAGATTCCTCGTGGCGTATGTAGCATGTTACGGCATCAAAGCATCAAAATTTGttcctttccaataaaaattataaatacTACGATATTGTGATTGCCAATTAGATAACTAAGCTTGAAAGAAATCTAAATCCTCCTCTGTCTGATCTCAGAAACCTCTCATCATTCATGGTGGGAACTCTCAATAGTGTTAAGTTTGTTTGTAGCTATGGAGGAAAGATTCTCCCTAGATATACTGATGGGAAACTTCGTTATAGTGGTGGAGAAACTCGTCTTCTATCTGTCGACCGCGCTTCCATTTCATTTTCAGGTGCCATTTTCATTCTGCTTATTTTTCATTGTACCATCTCTCCAGTATACCTTTGGATGTGAACTGACAGGGGGATTTTGATTTATTTGCAGAATTAATGGTGAAGCTGTGTGAAGTATGTGGATACTCATCAGTGAGTTTGAGGTGTCAATTACCAAATGAAGATCTTGATGCCTTGGTATCTATTAAATCTGATGAAGATCTTATTAATGTCATGGAAGAATACGATTTGGCAGAGAAGAAATCAGCtactcaaataaaaataaaagcatttCTGTTTCCGTCAAAATCAATTAAAAAGATGATTTCTCCACCAGTTTcagtttctccttcttcttcttcttatgtaGCTGCTGGAAAATactcaccaccatcatcaacaacatcatctccGATTGGCAATCAATCTGTTGTTAATCCTCATTATCAACATCTTCTTCATAATCagatctcttcttcatcatcaccaaTGGGATTTCCAAGTTTTCATCCAGAAGTACAAAATCATCGTTACTATTATTATCCTTCTTGTATTCCTCCACACCAAGGAAGTCCTAGACAAGTCTACCTTGTTCATAATGGAAATCACTGGCAATACTAATAAATTTTCCAATTAATCTTTCTAGAATTTGGAAGATTAATTATtagtaaaacaaaaaaagaaagagagaaaaattatttattgttctgttgtaataatttttctccaCAGTAAAATTTTGGGATTAGGATATAGACTCCACGGGATAAGAATCTCCCGGAGTATGATACAAcaataaatgaaagaaaataaaactcTCTTGAGATTGTTGAAGATTGTAGATGTCAAAATATGGATCGCCACGTGGACATAGGGAAGAAGCGAGAATCCGGACTAAAGATTCTGTACCGTGTCACGAAAATCttcgtcagtgacttgtcaaatcaagtcaaaGTCACCATTATTGACAAGTCGACGAGGTAAAAGCTATGTGCGAGATAGTGTCTCATCACGAAGTAAGCTCCGAGAGGAACAAGGGTTATGACGGATCCATGGAGTACCCTACAAGATATCCGCCACGAAGTAAAAAAGGACGAAGTAAGATTACTTGGCTGGGAAGACAAGCCACGAAgtagataaattatggagcaagaaaagagacaggtatCCCGACAAGCCCATGTGAAGTAACCGAAAGAAgggggaaaactttatggaaaacggtCTCGGCGAAGTGTAAAGTGTTACTGCGAGAACACGACGAGATAAAATGAGTTGTGTTCCATTAGGGCTagatggcctataaatagaggtccttggacAATGTATGAGGGATCGGATCTTTGGAGAGTGGGAAAAGCTTAACCTAGGGGAGATATTAGGGTTTCCTggtattcaagaacttgtatctttGTTACTTTGAATGATTCATCAATAAGAATTCTCGGTGTTTACTTTACTTaatatgtcttagatcttggttaTTATCACtttgggtgtgctactggatttccagtagttacattttggcgtccagaaacagggaacttagattggggattcatcctcatctaaggtggAGAGAAGCTAAAGTTTTAGGAGTAATAGATCTTGGCGAGACATCTTAGCTAAAGTTGTAGGAGTAAGATATTTTAGCGAACATACCTTTTCAGATTAAGTTTTAGAGAAAAAACAATATTGAAATTAGTATAAGTCGATGACTAGAACACAAGATCGGGCGGCACACATGATAGCGACGAGGAGAAGCAAACGATTAGAGGCCAAATGGggaggaagaatggaaagagGAGGAATATTGTCGGCAAGGAGAAGCAAGCGGTTGGAAGCCCTGAAGAAAGGGGAGaaaggagaaacgcccaaagaaGATGAAAGAAGAGAAGTCACAAGGCAAAATAAAGGCAAGCAGAGTGTAGAGGATGAATCCATGACGGAACTAGCTCAAATCATGAAAGACGGGGTTGTTACGAAAGGGGAAACGAATCGAGAAGAAGTGGAGGGGAACGAGGGTGATAAAGACATGATATCGAAAGAACCGAGTAAAGCAACTCATCGATATAAGGGGCGAGTAAGGTACCAGCCGAAATGGAAAGCAGGAACGGCAAAACGAGGTAGTCAGGCGAAACGAGAGGAATACGAACGTGGAAGTAAAATGATGGTTGGAATCTCGCAAGAAGAAAACGCTAGTTCAGAAATGATAACGGCTTCATCTCGGAAAAGGATCCTGTATGGGGAGGATAGTCCCTACGAAGGTTATGAAGAAGATGACGAACGAAGAACACAGGGAAGAAGGTTGCTAGAAGAATACGATCGGGAAAGATATCTAAGGAGGCTGTTAATGGAGGCGATAACGTAAAATCATAATCTAAGATACGAAAAAGGAAGAAGGCGTAAGGAAGAAAGCGAAAGAAAGAGGCGAGAAAGAGATATTGATGAATCGGTAAGAGGGATTATTGACCACGAAATCTTACGAGAGCTGCGAAGATTGAGGATTCAGATGGGAAATTCGCAAAGGCAAGGCCAGGTGCaatggatggagaagaaggttaTGTTGACTTCCATGGTAAAAACAACGTCAGAAGGAAAGCTGAAGCGGGTTGACCAAAGGAGGGAAAAATCCTTGCAGAAGGATCGAAAGCTACAAAGTGATAAATCCAAAGGACACCAGCTGAGGAATATAAAGCCGACGAAGCAAGGAGTAAACGCTTGGACATAGTTAGAACTCACGAAGCTTAACGCAACTGTGGAGAGGATATGGGAGGAAGTGATATTAAATGAGGAAATTCCAACACCACCAAATTTGGGAAGAGAACCAACTCTTAGGAAGATTCACGAGTTCTGCAGATATCATAGCTTTCATGGACATCATACAAACAATTGCAGGAGCGTTAGGAAGATCATATTTCGCCTCATGAAACAGGGAAAACTCGCACGTTACGTAGAAGGTCGGGAGCTTCCACCGTCACCACAACATTATTATGGGGACCTGACGGGACAGCATCAGTTAAAGCAAACCAATGAGGGAAGTCGTTCGGCTGCAATTTTTTAGTGCATTCGAAGGAGGATTTCCTCAACTTCCAAGATAACGTGCTCTCAAGGATATACAAGGTGGACTATGAAGGGAACTAAATATTTCCAGTATAAAAGAAGgagccactagaggaatggcaaaagAGAGACGTATCATTTTCGGCACGGAATGCACCAAAAAGAGGGGATCAGCAAATGAATTCATTGGTCATCACCTTGACCATGTGTAAACATTTGTTTAAAGAATAAAGCCAACGAAGAATGTGGGCTGTGGACAAAGTCTTGGTAGATATGGGAAGTTCGGTAGATGTCCTCTTCTACCATACGTTCAGAGCCTTAGGGTATGAGGATTCTGACATGATACCATCGGCATATACACTTTACGTATTCAACTGGGTGGCAACGAAACTAAAAGGCGAGATATGTATGAGGATCCTCGCAGGAGAATTAGAAACAATGGTTATCGTTTGCGTGGTGGATGTGGAGTCACCCTACAACGCCCTCATGGGCCGACCATGGATCCGTGGGATAAAGGGAGTTGCGTCAACCTACCACCAATTGTTAAGATTCCACATGCCCAGTGGGATTGGTGAAATACGTGGAAGCAGCGAGGACGCGGAAGAATGTGATGAGAAGGACATTGAGAATTACGAGGGAAGATTGAAAAGGAAGAAGGAACGAAAGAAGAAAATGCTTGAGTTGAAAAAAGAGGACGAGTTAAGGGTATACATGGAAAGAGATAAAGAAGGATGGTAAATACCCAGCgagataccagaagaagaaggagagctTGTGAAACTGATAAGGGAGCCGACACCATTAGGAGAACCGGTCATGAACTTTGGTGTAGTAGAACCAACAAAATATGTAAACTTGGGAACTAACGATGAACCCAAGATCCTAAAGAATGGGACGACAatggacaaagaagaagaagcgagGCTAGTTGAATTGCTAAAAAAAATATGGCGACATATTTGCGTGGAGCGTGGAGGAaatgccaggaattgatccgcGGGTGACATGTCATAGATTGGAGCTAGATCCGACAATCAATCCAATCAGGCAATGAATAAGAAAGATCGCCACAACATATCATGAGCAAATCGATAAGGAACTTCAAAAGATGATGGAGGCAGGAATCATAAGGCCAGAAAAGTATCCAGACTGGATTGCGAACATGGTAATCGtgcgaaaaaaaaaacaatggaatAAGAATATGTATTGATTTCAGCGACCTGAATACCgcgtgccccaaagatagttttccccTACCAAATATCCCACAGATGGTGGAATCAGCATATGGATATAAAAGGTTGTCATCCATGGATGGATATTGTGGATACAATCAAATACCCTTGACTGAGGAAGACCAGGAACACACGGCCTTCTTCGCTCCCAGGGGGTTGTACTGTTACACGAgaatgccatttggattgaaaAATGCGGGGGCAACATATCAACGGATGGTGGAGAAAATTTTCGCCAAGTGGGTACGCTCGAAATTAAaagtttatgtggatgatatgttggtcaAGACAAAGGATTAAGGGGATCATGTGGAGACCTGAGTGAGATCCTTGAACAGATGaggaaatacaaaataaagataaacccaATAGAATGCATCTTCGGGGTCGAATCGGCGAAGTTTCTGGGACACATAGTTTCACGAAAGGCATAGAAGTTGATCCAGCAAAAGTCCAGGTTATACTTGAAATGCCCTCACCCGCGACCataaaatatgtacaaaaattaaacgGGCAGTTAGCAGCTTTGGGAAGATTTATCTCGCGGTCCTCAGATAAATGTTAGCACTTCTTTGACATTTTGAAGAAAGGAGCAAAGTTCGCATGAACACAAGAGTGTGAAGGGGCTTTGAAGGGTATAAAGGAGTACCTTATTAATTTGTAAATCTTGCAAAAACCAGAACCCGGAGAGGAGTTGTTGCTTTGTCTTGCGGCGACACCAAACGCTATTAGTGCCGTCTTACTTCGGAATGAAGAAGGAGTAGAGAAAACAATCTTTTACGTCAGCAAAACCCTCAACTCCGCAGAGAAAAATTACCCAAAAATTGAACAATGATACTGGCATTGTTTTACACGTCACAAAAGTTACGGACTTATTTCCAAACCCACAAAATTAAGGTCCTTACAAGAATTCCTATAGAATCAGTCCTGAAGAATTCAAAGAGAGTTGGGAGAGTAGAAAGATGGAATACCAAGATTGATCAATTTAAGCTAAAGTATGAAGTACAGACTCTACGAAGTCGCACATAATCCCAGAGTTCCTCGCTGAATTTCCCTCAGGGGAAGACGAAAGCATAGGgaaaatgatggatgtagacgaCAGTTGGCCAGACCCTAAGGACTTGTTACAGGAGAATCATCTCATAAGGTGGGAAATATTCGTCGATGGATCATCAAACAGTTGTGGAGGAGGAATAGGAATAGTATTCACTTCGCCCACATGGATCAGGATAGTTTTCTGCTTTCGGTTGGAATACAAAGCAACAAATAACGAgactgaatatgaagcagtggtacaAAATTTAAGGATTGCGATAGAAATGGGATTAGACAAAGTACGAATTaccagtgattcgcagctagtggTTCGCCAAATTGGAGGAAGGTATAACGCAGTTGATCCGGTGATGCAAAGATATCAGCAACTCGTGAAAGAATACTCAATGAAGATACGAAGCCTTATTTGGAGAAACATAGGACAAGATAATAATAGACATGCAGATGCACTTGCCTTTATATCCTCAATGATTGGGGATCCAAAAATCGGGCCTATCATGATTGAGCGGTTAATGGAACCCTCGGTAAGCAGGGAGGAAAGGGAGTCCCAAGTGATGATGATAGAAGAAGGGGATGTGGAAATAAGCGATGATGATTGGCGAGCCCCCATTTATAAATATTTGATGAAAGGAGATCTCCCGCGAGATAGGCAAGaggcaaataaaattaaaagcaagTTCACGAGTTACGAGGTGCGAGAAGGAATCCTGTACCGAAGATCGTATTTGGGTCCGATGATGAGATGCTTGTCGCAGAAGGAGGGGATAAAAATCATGAAATCAATTCACTATGGGGACGCCGGTAACCATAGAGGAACCAGATCACTAGCTCTCAAAACCAGAACGCAAGGGTATTTTCGGCCATATATGCACAAAGACGCGGAGGATATCTCCACGAGGTGTGAAGCCTGTCAAAGATTTGGGAAAATGATACATGCACCATCCACGATCTTAAACTCTGTATTGAGTGTATGGCCCTTCTCCATGTGGGGAATAGATATCGTGGGACTGTTTGTAACCGGGACAAAGCAAAGAAGGTACCTGATAGTAGCAACAGATTATTTtacgaaatgggtggaagccaaatccCTACAACACACGAGAGATGGTGATGAGTACGATTTCATTCTGGAGCATATTATTTGTAGATTTGGAATACCATTTATGATTGTTTCAgacaatgggaaacagtttgaaggagaaAATGTAAGAATGTTATTTAACACATTCAAAATTCAATCTGGGAAATCATCTCCGCTATACCCACAGAGAAACGGGGAAGCGGAGGCTACAAACAAGATGCTAGCAACAACGTTAAAGAAAAAGTTTGAGGATCATCATAAAGGATGGTCTGAGCATAT
Proteins encoded in this window:
- the LOC113339231 gene encoding uncharacterized protein LOC113339231 — its product is MVGTLNSVKFVCSYGGKILPRYTDGKLRYSGGETRLLSVDRASISFSELMVKLCEVCGYSSVSLRCQLPNEDLDALVSIKSDEDLINVMEEYDLAEKKSATQIKIKAFLFPSKSIKKMISPPVSVSPSSSSYVAAGKYSPPSSTTSSPIGNQSVVNPHYQHLLHNQISSSSSPMGFPSFHPEVQNHRYYYYPSCIPPHQGSPRQVYLVHNGNHWQY